A single Amphiura filiformis chromosome 8, Afil_fr2py, whole genome shotgun sequence DNA region contains:
- the LOC140159534 gene encoding cytochrome P450 2J4-like has translation MAGYADIVIPFINTQTIFVIVLLLALSFYILKQQKQNLPPGPRSLPLIGSLPSLAFSLYRTGCEPETLFGIMAKQYGDDVISFSVGKKVIVILNGCKVIKEAYQNPHMNDRPTSPVLEELDLDQGVVFASGKSWKYQRALTMSAFRNFGVGRSKFEGNITEEAKTLIHAMRQYNEKPFHPFILIGNCVANVICSVIFGQRYEHSDPDFKHLLHITSENANKIGSGAFVLFVRILRYIFHGLYKAILTNFLSFKTFVNGIVAEHRHKFHKNNINDLMDVFLNEIEKSTENTLADDSGCTPPDTNNRADFIHEKSLMATAVGLFLAGTETSATVLRWALLYMMTYPEIQAKVQQELDLVVGRSRMPKWADRLILPYTEAVLLAIQRIRRVVPLGVPHVAAKDTKIGDYDVPKGSIIVSNLWAVHNDPNIWTEPDQFRPERFLDEDGKLRHREEFIPFSAGHRVCLGENLAKMEIFIFFTYIFHTFTIKNPYNKPYSLKGVSGVTFSPTDFEIVAEIRD, from the exons ATGGCAGGGTATGCAGATATCGTCATTCCATTCATCAACACACAAACAATCTTTGTCATCGTCCTACTGCTCGCACTGTCATTTTATATCTTGAAACAGCAGAAGCAGAATTTGCCACCAGGACCCAGGAGTCTCCCCCTCATCGGCAGTCTTCCTAGCCTTGCGTTCAGTCTCTACCGCACAGGATGTGAACCAGAGACACTGTTTGGCATTATGGCGAAGCAATATGGCGATGATGTGATAAGTTTTAGTGTTGGGAAGAAAGTGATAGTGATATTAAATGGATGTAAGGTTATCAAAGAAGCATATCAAAATCCTCATATGAATGATCGGCCTACTAGCCCAGTACTCGAGGAACTGGATCTTGATCAAG GTGTAGTCTTCGCTTCCGGAAAATCATGGAAATATCAACGAGCCCTCACTATGAGCGCATTTCGAAACTTTGGTGTTGGAAGAAGTAAGTTTGAAGGAAACATAACTGAAGAAGCAAAAACTCTGATCCATGCAATGCGCCAGTACAATGAGAAGCCATTTCACCCGTTTATTCTGATCGGCAACTGTGTAGCCAATGTCATTTGCTCCGTCAtttttggacaacgatatgagcaTTCTGATCCTGACTTCAAGCATCTTCTGCACATAACAAGCgaaaatgcaaacaaaattgGATCTGGagcttttgttttgtttgtacgTATTCTTCGGTATATTTTCCACGGACTCTATAAAGCAATACTGACAAATTTTCTGTCTTTTAAAACTTTTGTCAATGGCATAGTCGCTGAACATAGGCATAAATTTCATAAGAACAATATAAATGATCTTATGGACGTGTTTTTGAATGAAATTGAAAAGAGCACCGAGAACACCCTAGCAGACGACAGTGGTTGCACACCACCCGATACCAACAATCGGGCGGATTTCATTCACGAAAAATCTCTCATGGCAACAGCAGTTGGACTTTTCCTAGCAGGAACAGAAACATCAGCAACAGTATTACGTTGGGCCTTGCTATACATGATGACGTACCCAGAGATTCAGGCTAAAGTTCAACAAGAATTGGACTTGGTTGTTGGGCGTTCACGTATGCCTAAGTGGGCTGACAGATTAATCCTACCATATACTGAAGCTGTACTTCTGGCGATACAACGTATACGAAGAGTTGTGCCATTGGGAGTACCTCATGTAGCAGCCAAAGACACAAAAATAGGTGACTATGATGTGCCTAAAGGTTCAATTATTGTGTCTAATCTTTGGGCGGTTCACAACGATCCAAATATTTGGACCGAACCTGATCAGTTCAGACCAGAAAGGTTTTTAGATGAAGACGGAAAGTTGCGTCATCGTGAAGAATTTATTCCATTCAGTGCAG GCCATCGGGTATGCTTGGGAGAGAATCTGGCAAAGATGGAGATATTCATTTTCTTCACATATATCTTCCATACATTTACCATCAAGAATCCATACAACAAACCGTATTCTTTGAAAGGTGTAAGCGGAGTTACTTTCAGCCCAACAGACTTTGAAATTGTTGCAGAAATCAGAGATTAA